The Cryptomeria japonica unplaced genomic scaffold, Sugi_1.0 HiC_scaffold_123, whole genome shotgun sequence genome contains a region encoding:
- the LOC131865845 gene encoding germin-like protein 8-2 produces MANRMIYFTLGLFLLICCYSDRVMAGDSDPLQDFCVADEESKVLVNGFVCKDPMQVSADDFFFRGLGQAGNTDNDVGSNVTMANVKQIPGLNTLGISLVRIDYAQNVGHENAVAISALSSQLPGVQTIANSLFAADPPLPDSVLAKAFRITQEVVDYIQKKFA; encoded by the exons ATGGCTAACCGAATGATTTACTTCACACTGGGACTTTTTCTGTTGATATGTTGTTACAGCGACAGGGTCATGGCAGGGGATTCCGATCCCTTGCAAGATTTCTGCGTTGCAGATGAGGAAAGCAAAG TTTTGGTGAACGGGTTCGTTTGCAAAGACCCAATGCAAGTTTCAGCAGACGACTTCTTCTTCCGGGGACTTGGGCAGGCAGGGAACACCGACAATGATGTGGGCTCCAACGTAACGATGGCGAACGTTAAACAGATACCAGGCCTCAATACGTTGGGAATATCGTTGGTCCGCATCGACTACGCA cagaatgtggggCATGAAAATGCGGTGGCCATATCTGCATTGAGCAGCCAGCTTCCGGGAGTTCAGACAATCGCCAACTCTCTGTTTGCAGCGGATCCTCCTCTCCCAGATTCCGTATTGGCCAAGGCCTTCCGCATCACACAGGAAGTTGTGGATTACATTCAGAAGAAATTCGCATAA